AGATCACCGCTgaccaatagaaatataatgcaagccacataggtgatttaaaattttgtttctagttaaaaaaaaaaagcaggtgtattaattttaataatgcattttatttagcTTAATACATCAAAAAGTACTATAGTTTCAgcatgtaattaatataaaaattattgagatattttactttgtttttgtacTGTCTTCAAAAcacagtgtgtattttacacttagaaCACATCTCAGTTCAGACTAGCCACATCTCGCTTGTTCAATAGCAACATGTAGCTTGTGACTACTGTGTCAGTGCAGGTTTGGATGGTTTGCTAAGGTGAATGATACTGTCAGATTCCCTTTCAGGGAAATTAACTTAGCTAAATCTTTGTGTAGAGTGGGCTGGAGGAAGGAAGCTATTGCtatttttcattcacttattcattcatccaacaatgCTTATTAAATGCCTAGTATGGGCagacactgttttaagtgctggggatacagaaCTGAACTTGATAAAATCTTGGCCCTTAGGAAGCTTACATTTTATGGGGAgaggcagaaataaatgaatatatagtaAATACAAGagtccttttaaaagttcatggcaaaatttgtattattttttaattccatttttccatgaactttttgaagtacccttgtacatagtAAGTCGGATGGTGAAACAtcctatggagaaaaataaaacagagatgggggtgtcggggtgGAAGTTGGGGGAGCCCCAGCAGGAAGGggatttgtgtttttaaagaatgTGTTCATgaaaggcctcactgagaagttAACCTTTAAGTAAAGACTTGAAGCCACTCTGCTGTGGGGGCAGCCATGGGTGCAGGAGGCAGGGAAGAAGTCCAGGTAGAGAGAACCAGCAAGTACAGGGAGTCATCACTGTAGGGACAGCATTTAAAATGGTGAGACTAGGTAAGATGCCCCTGGGAGTGAGAGTAGCAGAGAGTGACGAGGTCTGATGGTATGGGGTGCTGTGGCACACGAACATTTGGAGGTCAGGGATATGACAAACAACCAGCAAAGGAGTCTGGAAAGGAGTAGCCAGTGAGATAGAAGGAAAACCAAGGGTCCTGAAAACTAAGTGTAGCTGTTTGCAGAAGGGAGTGAGTAACTACATGTAATGTGGCTGATGGGCTGAGAGAGGTGAAGACTGAGAATTAACGGTTAAATTTAGCAACATGGGGGTCACAGTGACCTTGACAGAGCAAGTGATCTGAAGGAGGCCCCTGCAGTCCTGGGAAGAACTAACCTGGGTTTAAGCAGGgcacaggaaaatgaaaaagggaCACAGATTGGCAGGTGTCAATATGGGAGATACAGGGTCTCTCAGTTCACTGTggaggagtgggagagggaggaagagtcCAGAGCTACTCCAGTCCCCTACTCCCCTAGCTTGAGTGTGGAAGATCACATCTGCCCATTAGTTCTGCTGAAGCCAGTTTGGGACTTTTTAAGAGgacatttcactgaaaagaagaaagggaaaaagtgtAAACACATAGGGACAGATGAACTTACAATACCTGGGTTTCTCCTCCCAAGATAAAAGTCCAGTTATAAATTAATTTAAGGTATAAgactagcatttactgagcacctatgaTATGCCAGGCAATAGTCTAGGTGTTTCATATATGTTTGCTAATTTATTCCAATTTAAGCTTCACAACAACTTTCTAAGGTAggtattatgcccattttatagaagaagaaactgaggcctggagaggttaGGTGAATTGCTTTTCTAAGCTCAAGGTCCTGCAGATGGTCTGGGATTCAAAGCTAGATCTGTCTAATAACACAATTTATGCTAGTTCCATTGCACTTGGATATCTGGAGTCTTTTCGAGAAATCTGGGGAACGTGGGGCTAAAAGACTTTTTTCCTGGTCTTGAACGATTCCCCTGCTTCAAGGCTCCTTCAGCTTTCTGAAGCCCCAGAGGGCAGTGGGTTCATTTCTCTTCCCCCCATCTCAAGAAATTAACTTTTCTGGTTAACCTTTGCCCTTGGCAAGTCAGACCCTAAGGGtctcaccttttttctcttttgtgaggGAGAATATGGTTTTCCTATTATTCTGTGTCACCAGCAATGAGAGATGATTTTTTGAGGGCAGGAACTTGAGCGAATAACATAGGCAGTCTAAAAACAGGGCAGTGTGGGTCCCAGACAATGTTAGGGTTATGGGCAAATTTAGCTGAGATAGACTTAAGGGAACATCTCAAGATTCCTTGAGTCCGTAAGGACATCAAGCCTTATCTGTAGACTCAGTAAAACTACAGCTACTGTTATGTGGAGAGGGGAGTTCTTGATGGTTTTGATTAAAGAAGGccacttatactaaaaaatattagaaGCCACAGACAGTCCAAACTCTTCACTTAACCTTTGAGAAAACAGGGACCCCGGAAGTAGAATGACTTGCTAGAGTTCACACAGCCAATTGGTAGACTTTCAGCTTCCAGTCCAATGTTCCTTATGCTCTGCCACTAGAAAAGACAAGCTGGGGAGGAAACTCAAGAGTGGCTCACCCAACAGTGGGGACAAAAGTTGTATTAAAAAAGGAGTTAGCAAGTAGAGCCTGGTGTGCCTGACATGGTTGTTAGTGCTCCTTGGGATCATCAGCCAGTGTGACTGATCAAAACCTGCAACTGTCAGCCCTGGTGCTCTTTGCTGCTGTGAAGTGTCATGCCTTCAGCTATGCTGGGTGTCTTGGAATATGCTGGGTGAAATATATGCAGAAAGATAAGGATGGTGAGCATAGCCTTATtttggagtttatttttttagaaagagaGTAAGGCAAGCCTGGACCCTAATTCTCAAATTCTGATTCCCAGCTCCAGATTGCTGTGTGAATTCCCTCTCACACTGAGACGACCTGGCTCAGTGATGGATTAGGATTGCTGCTGTTTTATGGCCAGtgtcccagcccttcctgcctctctgccTTTGGCCCCCATCAGGGCCAGACAAAGTTGTGAAGGAGGCAAATGACAAGTTTGAAGATGCTTTTATTGGGAAGGAGAAGGACTGAACACACTCCTGATAAATTTAGACATGAGTGCCAGGCTTaggaaagagataaaataaataggCAGTAACTGGGGAGGGCTCCCAGCACAGCCAGAAGGGGTACCATTTACTTCAACCTCCGGGTGGCTCATCCTTTCTGCTGTGTGAGCTAGGGTGCAGGGTGTGCTTCAAACTGGGGACCTGGATGAGAAATTCTATAAAGGGTATCAGATCCATCCTCTTGCATGTGAGAGGGTCTTTGTATTGGAGGTCTCTGAGCCGAGGCCTAAGGTCTTATCTGAGGAGAGAAAAAGATTCAGATGGACTGTCAGAGCTCATGCCACGAATAGCTTGGAGTCTCAAGGTACGCCTGAATGCATGAAGCCAAGCCCCTGGAGGAATCCTGTGCCTAGTACCTGCCACACTTACTTCCACCCCACGGTTGGGACTATTGACTTGTCCACCCGGCACTCTCACTCTTGCTCAGGGAAGACCAGACACTCCCAATGGGAGTCAGGACCCCAGGGTCCTTCTCCCACCTCACCCCCAGCGTCCTTCTGACAGCCTCCAGGCGTGCCAGGACCCGTGCGGCATCCTGTGGACATAGCATCTGCAGCTCTCCAGGTCTCATGCGAAGCAGCTGGCTCCCTGTTAGGGACCCGAGTGTCTTCACTGTGCTGTGAACAAAAATAGCAGAAGCCATCAGTGGTGGGGTGAAAGGACCCTGGGTTTGAGTATTGGGTAGAGAAAGGGCTGTTTGAGCTTGGAGGTTGGAGTTACAGGAGAATTCATGGAATAAAGTATCTGAAAGTAAGGgagcaaaataaacattttggcTTAAACCAATCTCAGAACTCCCAGGTTTGAAGGGAGAAGTGGTCTGGAAGAGACTCTTCTGTGGGGAGGGGTGGCTGAGCTGGCAGTCGGGGCTCTCTACGAGTCCACTCCCCCATCCTTGCTGCCTTCACCACGGCAGGGGCTCCCCACTTAATGCTTCAACCTGGGCTTGGACAAGCCCCCTGCTTTCCTTAACTCAGCAGAGACAGCACTGGGATGGGGTCTGTTGTGTACAGTGTAGGCCAAGTTGTACGTTCTGGGTCTCTGGGtttccttggttatcatctagGCGCCTTTTGAAGGTCCTCCCTCCATACTCCATGGGGCTAGGCACTCACGTGCTGGAGAAGTTCTCTGCCTGCAGCCAGGCTGTGACCTCCTCAGGCCTGGAGCTAAGTCGAAGCATTGGAGCCTAGAATTGGAGGGAACTGGGGGTCAGGCCATGTTCTCTCACACCCACCCACAGCCCCCGACAGTTGGGTCCCTTCTCTGGGCTCTCATCAAATCACTTATCTCACTCTGTGGTTTTCTTGTCTGGTGGGAACCCCATCTTGTCCTCTGCTCTGGCCCCGTGATGAAGGGCACACAGTAAGCATGCAATAACACTAAATCAAACTAGGACCACCTCTTTCACTTGTCATTgaatcctccccacccccacctctgatTCAGGACTTATGGCTTCTGGATAGTCTAGGCTGTGTAGTACCCGAGGGGGCGATTGGCCCTGGCTCCAGGGGGACCCCGACTCTAGGGGCTCCAGGATGTTGCTGGGAATGTAGCCGCTCTGTCCTGCCTCATTCTTCACCTGCCACCACCGCTTGCTCTGGTCCAGAACCTGCCAAGAGTCACCACCTCAGTCACCCTGAGCCTCTGTCCAGCCAgccttccctcccccacaaggctttcttgattttgacCCTTCCCcactttccttctccctctctagGCCCCCAACCCTGGCAGCCCCATATCTGGACCACACATCCCAGGCTGCTCAGGGCTCCCTCAACCCCCGACCTCCTTCTCTATCCTCCAGCCCATGCCTCACCTCCAGCACCTCTCCCTGGGCCACAGTCAATTCCTGTGGGTTCCTGGCTTCAAACTCATACAGGACTTGCATTTTCAGGGCTGAATTGACAGGTTTAGGGCTGGAGGGCCAGACCTTGGGGTCCCCAGACTGAGGATCGTCGTTGTATGTCTCCTCCTTAGCAAAATGTGAGGTGCTCCCTAACCTAGGACTTCCCCTGCCAAGAGACAGAATCAGGATGTCTGGAGAATGGGGCCTCAGAAATTGAGCCCCTGTCCCAGCCCCCAAAGCCCCCGATATCTCCTGCTTTCAGTCTGGTGGTGACTTTTGGATTTCCATAGAGTTTGATGGCAGGTCAGTGTTAGGTGGGGCTTGGAGTGGGGGTTTCTGCAGGCAGGAGGGGTCTGAAATGTGTCTGATTACTGAGGACATTTTCAGCAGTGGAATTTTCTGTCTGAGCTCTGCTCTGAGCACTTTATACTTGAGCTCTGGGAAATCAGAGGCACGTGTAGGTAGTATCACGAGAAGAAGGGATGGGATCCTAGGAGGGTAAAAAAACTGCTTTTTCTTCCAAGATAGTTGAGGGATGTGTTTGTACATGTCTGTTTCTGGCTAAATGAGAGTCCAAAGAGTCTCCAAGATGTAGAGCTCCATATCCAAAGATCCAAAGATCCAAAGGAACagccctgtccctccctcccgAGGACCATGTGGTCTTCACAGAGTCCAGGGCATACCGGAGGGAAATAGAGTCCTGGTATCCTAAGGGTGCCTGTAAGGGACAGAACAGAGAGTGAGCAAGAACAGGAGGTCCCTTAGCATGGTGGCAGGGAGCTGGGGTATCAGACCACAGACCTACTCACACACAGCCATCTCCTATCCCCTTTCCTGCTGCCTCCAACATACAGATACAAGTGACCACATGAACTCACCCACTATATAGTTGTCACTTGACTGTGGTTTGGACTGGGAGGGCAGAAACTAGCTAGAGACCAGGGCTCTGTGCTAAGCTCTCCTTACCTGGTTGGAGGGCTCTGGAGGCTGCCAGCCATCATAGAATGTGGGTAGATAGGGCGGGGGCTCATTGTCTGTCCAGTCAGTCCTGGGGGGAAACAAAGCTGAGTCCATgtccactctgtgccaggctggAGGATGTGGAGAGGAAGGAGATGACAAGGCCTACCCCAGGGATCTTCTAGCTGATAGGGGACATGGCCCATGTGCACAGATGAAAGGCCCAGACACCCACAAAGGAGCAAACAGTTTAGCATGAACAAATCCCACGGGGCAGGTATCAGTGGGCCAGCCTCACCTCTGCCCGCACCTCCATAAGAACGCGGTGGGCATTTCATTGCACTGATTCAGGGTTTGAATTAAGTTGGTAGAACCATAGAGTGTTAGGGCTGGAAAACCCCCTTTGGGGTCTTGTGCAACATTTTTCTAACCCGTTTTTAGTTTCCCAGTAGCCAATCTCTTTCTTTCTAGCTAGTTTGTGGAACTCCACCTTGTGAAACAGATCACAGCAAAGCTGCTCTGGTTGAGTCGAGGATGGGGCTGGTACTTGCCTCTCAGCCTCCCCCCTCAGCCACTGAGCAGGACCCAGGAAGGGCTGTATTGTTTGTGGTCTCCAGGCTTGCTCTGCTTGGAATATCTAACACTTGCCTGCAGGGGAATTCCCACGCACCTctttgaggaagttcccctcccTGTTTCACAGGGGCAGAGGTGAATATTTCTGCTGAACTTGGTACATCCTTGGGTTATTGCTGCTCTCATGCTGTATTGCATGTGGTTCTGATAATTGTTTCTTACTATATTAATCTCTTTGAGGGCTGTATCCCCAGTACAATGGCTGGTATGTAGGAGGCAGCTTATTAAATGGGAACGAATAAACTATTTCCTCTTCTGAATCTTAACTGGTTCCTTCTGTTTGCCTTAGAAACATGCTCAGGTCTTCCCTTAACCCTGTTCTACCCCTTTTAAGCTGGGATCCTATTACCTTCCTCTACCAAATGTCTTGAGAATGTACCTATGTTTGCTGCCTGCATTTTCCCCCAGCTGCTTCTTTCATTATTCCTGCAACCTGATTTCTATCTCTGCCATTACTTTATTGTAACTCATCCATTTAAAATCCTGATAATCTCCTGATTGCCAAATCCAATGGCTTTGTATGGGCTCCATCTTTTGCTGAATTGCCACAATATTTAGTATTACTTATAGCTTTGGGTCAATTTGCCTAAAACCAAGTCACCAAAGTATAATTTGCTTGAAATTCAACTCTTCTGAGGGTTTTTACATCTTTTTAGTTATgctattttctgtgtttcttcctttcatttcattcactcattaatttctcattattttaagaaactagaaaacatcTAAGGGCACATCTAACTTAATATTATACTTAAAATAAGTATTCATCAAATGTGCATAGTTTTATGAATACTGAATTGTTTTGCATCTTTTTGGGTATTTTTTATCTGTTGATCTGTTTTTCTAAGGTCTCGATTTCTTGAAGTAGGGCTTGTTTTGAAACACAAAATGCTATATTCAACATGGTTACTAAATGGTAAAGTGGCTAAATAAAAGTACTTGAGGCCCTCTTATTGAGTCTATCACAGAACCTCTGTTTTCCAGTCTTGCTAGTGCTAGACAGATACCATTGCTGTCCCCACAGACAATGTGAGCCCAGTACAGCTGTGAGAGCCAGCAATCTCTGAGACTGGCTTATGCAGTTACATTTAGTCCCCAGTGTTCTGCATAACCGAATACTATTATGAGAAGGGAGGCCCAAAATCCATAAGTGATTTCATTTTAGTGATTGAATCAAGAGAGCCCACACAAATAGATTGTTTtgagtggaaacaacccaagtgtccatcaacagatgaatgtagAAGCAAAATGTGGcttatccatgcaatggaatattattcagccacaaaaaggaagaatattctgatacatgctgtaacatggatgaacctagaggacattatgctaagtgaaacaagccagacacaaagggtcaagtattatatgattccacttatatgataCTATGTTTTGAGTGGTTTTGAATTCCAAAACTCTtgttgaagcttgatccccagtgtggcagtgttgagaggtggggcctttgggaggtgattggattgtgagggctctgccctcataaatgggttAATCTACTCATGAGTTATTGTGGGAGTGAAattagtggctttataagaagaggaaaagagacctgagctagcacatTAGCACACTTTttccctctcaccatgtgatgccctgcaccaccttgggactcagcagagtccccaccaggaagaaggtcctcaccaggtatatccccttgaccttggacttcccagcctccagaattgtaagaaataaatttcttgtctttataaattacgcagtttcaggtattctgttgtaagcaacagaaaatggactgagacatatgaggtacctagaataggcaaattcatagagacagaaagtagaacagagattaccaggggctggggggggaGGGTAGGAAAcagggaattattgtttaatgggtacagagtttctatttgggatgatgaaaatgtgctGGAAATAGATAATGGTAAATattggttgtacaacattgttaatgtgcttaatgccactgaattatgcacttaaaatggttaaattttatgttttatattttctacgGCAATAAAATATGGATTGTATTGAACTATACTTTATGTCTTTAGACAAACTAGACAAAAAAGTCCTTTAATGGGGCTGACTTGAAAAGAACTGGTCATTAGGCAAAAGACTCACCGGAAAACTAGCTTTTGCCTGTTGATTTCTCTGTCTTTCTAAAACCCCCTTCTCTCTTGGTTTCATCTCTCTGCTCTTTTGGGTCTCCTTTTAACATTCTGGAATTTCTCTTTGCCTTCCTAACCCTTTTTCCTTTTGTCACCTACATGTAGAAGTTTCCCAAGGCCCTGCTCTCTTGTCATGGTCTTGAGCAAACCGTGCTTGTTAAGTGAGTTCTGGGGCCCTCACTGGAGTGCTCCCCTCGAGCTGTGCCTCCaactttcacttttatttcttttttatttttgttgcctttgttttttctttctctattttccaatTCTCACTTCTGTTCTCACTGTTTACCACACAGCCCGATCGGGCCTCTCACCTCTCTGCCCGGCCACCGGCCTCTGTGAAATGATCACTGACACCCCAGCTTGGCGTATCTCAGCGGGTCTCATCCCCCGCTGCCCGAGGCTCTCATCAGCTCGGCCTCCTCGTCCAGCTGCCTGTCTCATAGTCCTGCTGGCGTGGAgtacctctttctctctcaactcCCGGTCAACTGGCTGCCAAATCTTACTGATGTTACCTTAGCATCTCTTGTGTCAGTAATTCTTAAGTTCTGGGCCAGACTGAGACAAAGTTTTCACTTTGTCCTtgacaaaaatgagaaatatttcacTTAGAAGGTCGTCATCTCTCCTTTCTTGGGAaaaatggttcttttttttttttttctgagataatgcctttccttcagaaatgggTGATGGTAaggggtggtttttttttttttttaactgttcacACTTAGCCTAATAAACAGTTGGGAATTCCATGCAGAGTCTCCcaaattgttttgaaatatttcttgctTGCAACAATGTACAGCCTGGCCACCTCTGATGTCCTGTACTATGCCCCTATGCCTCTCTCCTCCAATTCAGTTCAGGCCTTGTCTTCACTCACCGGCTGGTGGTCCAGGCTACACCCAGCCCCTTCCAGAGGTCACTCTCAGATGGGCTTAGACAGGACTGCAGCAGGTCAATGGCTTTGGGGGTGAGGAGGGGTGAGATCACTTGGGCTGCTAGGCCATCCTCAGGGCACTGGTCCAGGATCTGGGGGAGAGATGGAAGGTGTCAGGAAGTCCAGGCCCCCACAGGGCAAATGGGGCTGGGAAAGGGCCCCGAGCCCCTGTCTTCCCACTTTTGCCATGCTGCATTGCCTCCTGCAAGTGGCCCTGTCTGCCTTGGGCCTGCTGCTCCTTCCATCTCCCTCAGAGCCCTGGTGTCCTTAGCTCTGACCCCCGCCCACCGAGTCTTATGGGGGTGCTGCATACACCAGTGACAGTGTCTTGTGGTCAAGGAGGAGGGTGTGTTTGGGTGAGCAGAGAGCAGGCCCACAATTTCTCTCTGTCCCCTGCCTTCCACCCTGGCCCCTGCTCCCCCTGTCCCCCTCCACCAGCTTCCTTCGCTCCCTCCAATCTTTCGTGACTTCAGCCtgtccctcttccccaccctgtCTTTCTCTCACCACCCTGTCCTCCCCCAACTCACGAAGTCCAGAGTTTGGAAGAGGATATGCACGAACTCGGGTGCACTCGTCTCCTTCAGCCTGATGGCGAGCTTCCCCTGGGGGAACAGGGCAATGGCTGTTACCACCCTTTGGGACCCCACCCAACCTTCACCAGGACTCCAGGTCCCTATCATTGTTTTGCGTCTTGGTTGACAGCCTGGCACTCTCTGAAAGTCCCGAGATGGGAGAGGGGAGGTTCTAGGGGCAGTAGATGGAGAATAAAAAGGCTTGGGATGGTCTATGTGACCAGAGGGCAGAGGGTTGCTGGTGGAGGGCTGGGGAACTTGTGAGGAGCCACATACCAGGAGACTGAAGCTGTACTTGATCTTCTGGAAGCAGTCAATGTACTGTGCCTGTGTTATCCCTGTGAGATAAGGGGTGAAGGCAGGGGGTCCATATCATCCCAAGACACCCCCTACTCCTCTCTCCTGGCCCTCAGCACTCACCCCCCTGATCCTTGTGCTTTTTTTTCAGaaatctcctcttcttcttaTGGCTGGTCTTTGCCTGGGCCTCCTTCAGTTTTCCCACGAACAGCTCAATGTCCCTCAGAACATGGTTCAGCACCTCCTGGGCCCCAAATAACCCATGGTTTTGAGTGGGCAGTGAGGTCCACCCTGGAAGTCCCAACCCtgcccccatccccctccccaccataaGCCCCAGCCTCAAGCCCATCTGGGGTTTGAACAggcctccctgtccctcctcAGCCCACAGCCCACACCTCCTAGGTGAGGG
The sequence above is drawn from the Cynocephalus volans isolate mCynVol1 chromosome 8, mCynVol1.pri, whole genome shotgun sequence genome and encodes:
- the EPS8L3 gene encoding epidermal growth factor receptor kinase substrate 8-like protein 3; the protein is MSRPSSKAIYLHRKEYSQSLSSEPTLLQHRVEHLMTCKLGTQRVREPKDVLQQLQEMDAQGRVWSQDLILQVRDGWLQLQDIETKEELDSYRLDSIQAMDVALNICSYNSVLSITVQESGLPGTSTLLFQCQEVGAEQLRTSLQKALEEELEQRPRFGALHPHQDRWRPHPTERAPSPEQGPPPERRHWMTPEPSIPPSSRSLPLQPSVHWNASTLPPPRRSPSPEDPQRDEEVLNHVLRDIELFVGKLKEAQAKTSHKKKRRFLKKKHKDQGGITQAQYIDCFQKIKYSFSLLGKLAIRLKETSAPEFVHILFQTLDFILDQCPEDGLAAQVISPLLTPKAIDLLQSCLSPSESDLWKGLGVAWTTSRTDWTDNEPPPYLPTFYDGWQPPEPSNQAPLGYQDSISLRGSPRLGSTSHFAKEETYNDDPQSGDPKVWPSSPKPVNSALKMQVLYEFEARNPQELTVAQGEVLEVLDQSKRWWQVKNEAGQSGYIPSNILEPLESGSPWSQGQSPPRAPMLRLSSRPEEVTAWLQAENFSSTTVKTLGSLTGSQLLRMRPGELQMLCPQDAARVLARLEAVRRTLGCSAEPQPRVHSPICRAPAGHSGGGLLALNPRAGRSRACVLPCGRAGGVGGRGRSRAESRRSR